AAGCTATGGCTAGCgatgaggagagagagacagaagaaaacaCGGTGCATATAGAAGTAAAAGAAAAccctgaagaggaggaggaggaggaggaagaagagagtgaagacgaagaggaggaagaaggagacagTGAAGGCAGTGAAGGTGAAGATGATGATGAAAAGGTGTCAGATGAGAAGGACGCTCGGAAAACATTGGATAAAAAGCCAAGCAAAGACGTGAGCTCAGAATCTGAGGATGACTCTGACGACGATCGAACTAAAGAAGAACGGGCTTATGACAAAGCAAAACGGAGGATTGAGAAACGGTGACTTGAACAcagtaaaaatgtaaatacagAGAAGCTAAGAGCTCCTGTTATTTGTGTACTTGGACATGTGGATACAGGGAAGACAAAAATTCTAGATAAGCTCCGTCACACACATGTACAAGATGGTGAAGCAGGTGGTATCACACAGCAAATTGGTGCCACCAATGTCCCTCCTGAAGCTATTAATGAACAAACTAAGATGATTAAAAATTTTGATCGAGAGAACGTACGGATTCCAGGAATGCTGATTATTGACACTCTGGGGCATGAGTCTTTCAGTAATCTGAGAAACAGAGGAAGCTCTCTTTGTGACATTGCCATTTTAGTTGTTGATATTATGCATGGTTTGGAGCCCCAGACAATTGAATCTATCAACcttttgaaatctaaaaaatgtCCCTTCATTGTTGCCCTCAATAAGATTGATAGGTTGTATGATTGGAAAAAGAGCCCTGACTCTGACGTGGCCGCTACTctgaagaagcagaagaagaACACCAGAGATGAATTTGAGGAGCGGGCCAAGGCGATCATTGTGGAATTTGCACAGCAGGGGCTGAATGCAGCTTTGTTCTATGAGAATAAGGATCCCCGCACTTTTGTGTCCTTGGTACCTACCTCTGCACACACTGGCGATGGCATGGGAAGTCTGATCTGCCTTCTTGTTGAGTTGACTCAGACCATGTTGAGTAAGAGGCTTGCCCAGTGTGAGGAGCTGAGAGCCCAGGTGATGGAGGTTAAGGCTCTCCCGGGAATGGGCACGACTATTGATGTAATACTGATCAACGGGCGTCTGAAGGAAGGAGACACGATTATTGTTCCCGGAGTAGAAGGGCCTATCGTCACGCAGATCCGAGGCCTCCTGTTACCTCCCCCTATGAAGGAGTTAAGAGTGAAGAACCAATATGAGAAGCATAAAGAGGTAGAAGCAGCTCAGGGGGTAAAGATTCTTGGAAAGGACCTGGAAAAAACATTGGCTGGTTTATCCCTCCTCGTAGCTTATAAAGAAGATGAAGTCCCAGTTCTTAAAGATGAGCTGATCCACGAGTTAAAGCAGACACTGAACGCTATCAAATTAGAAGAGAAAGGCGTCTATGTCCAGGCCTCGACCCTGGGATCTCTGGAAGCTCTCCTTGAATTTCTGAAGACATCAGAAGTGCCCTACGCAGGGATCAACATTGGGCCCGTCCACAAAAAAGACGTCATGAAGGCTTCGGTGATGCTGGAACACGACCCTcagtatgcagtgattttggccttCGATGTGAGAATTGAACGGGATGCCCAAGAAATGGCTGATAGTTTAGGAGTTAGAATTTTTAGTGCAgaaattatttatcatttatttgatGCCTTTACAAAATACAGACAAGActacaagaaacagaaacaagaagAATTTAAGCACATAGCAGTATTCCCCTGCAAGATAAAGATCCTCCCTCAGTTTATCTTCAATTCTCGGGATCCGATAGTGATGGGCGTGACTGTGGAAGCAGGGCAGGTGAAGCAGGGGACACCCATGTGCGTGCCCAGCAAAAATTTTGTTGACATTGGAATAGTAACAAGTATTGAAGTAAACCATAAACAAGTGGATGTTGCGAAAAAAGGACAAGAAGTCTGTGTCAAAATAGAACCCATCCCAGGTGAATCTCCCAAAATGTATGGACGCCATTTTGAAGCTACAGACATTCTCGTCAGTAAGATCAGCCGGCAGTCCATCGATGCTCTCAAAGACTGGTTCAGAGACGAGATGCAGAAGAGTGACTGGCAGCTTATTGTGGAGCTGAAGAAAGTGTTTGAAATCATCTAATTTTTCCACCGGGGGCAGAAATTGGAGTCAATGCAATATTATGTGGTAATATCACCAAGAAAAACAAGGAATGGACCTGTCTGAACACTGATTGACCTTAAGTATAGAAGGAAAAAACTAGGTGTATAAAATGTTTTCCATGAGAAACCAAGAAACTACACTGGTTTGACAGTGGTCGATACACGTCCCCACAGCTCCGACGTGCCTGT
The nucleotide sequence above comes from Bos javanicus breed banteng chromosome X, ARS-OSU_banteng_1.0, whole genome shotgun sequence. Encoded proteins:
- the LOC133242606 gene encoding LOW QUALITY PROTEIN: eukaryotic translation initiation factor 5B-like (The sequence of the model RefSeq protein was modified relative to this genomic sequence to represent the inferred CDS: inserted 1 base in 1 codon; substituted 1 base at 1 genomic stop codon), encoding MWLEEWSQVTSGKGEAGEPSTRGHPPTSLQPSLEPLTSNSSRAFDPAPKQHIDQHPAIGEGLHAQGGQAVGQAGCQRDASEEDEDNSKRIKERMRAHSSGESGDESDEFLQSRKGQKKKKKKNKPGPTVESGNEDDDSSFKIKTVAQKKAEKKERERKKRDEEKAKLRKLKEKEELESGKKDQGKPKESQRKPEEEALKSKVTLDSGAAPASEEKGEGPTGAEDDNEGDKKKKDKKKKKGEKEEKKKGPSKATVKAMXEALAKLKEEEERQKREEEERIKRLEELEAKRKEEERLEQEKRERKKQKEKKRKERLKKEGKLLTKSQREARARGEATLKLLQAQGVEVPSKDSLPKKRPIYEDKKKKKPPQQMENKVSEPVELSAAAEVVEQGLPEKEETPPPVEPEEEEETEDAGLDDWEAMASDEERETEENTVHIEVKENPEEEEEEEEEESEDEEEEEGDSEGSEGEDDDEKVSDEKDARKTLDKKPSKDVSSESEDDSDDDRTKEERAYDKAKRRIEKRXLEHSKNVNTEKLRAPVICVLGHVDTGKTKILDKLRHTHVQDGEAGGITQQIGATNVPPEAINEQTKMIKNFDRENVRIPGMLIIDTLGHESFSNLRNRGSSLCDIAILVVDIMHGLEPQTIESINLLKSKKCPFIVALNKIDRLYDWKKSPDSDVAATLKKQKKNTRDEFEERAKAIIVEFAQQGLNAALFYENKDPRTFVSLVPTSAHTGDGMGSLICLLVELTQTMLSKRLAQCEELRAQVMEVKALPGMGTTIDVILINGRLKEGDTIIVPGVEGPIVTQIRGLLLPPPMKELRVKNQYEKHKEVEAAQGVKILGKDLEKTLAGLSLLVAYKEDEVPVLKDELIHELKQTLNAIKLEEKGVYVQASTLGSLEALLEFLKTSEVPYAGINIGPVHKKDVMKASVMLEHDPQYAVILAFDVRIERDAQEMADSLGVRIFSAEIIYHLFDAFTKYRQDYKKQKQEEFKHIAVFPCKIKILPQFIFNSRDPIVMGVTVEAGQVKQGTPMCVPSKNFVDIGIVTSIEVNHKQVDVAKKGQEVCVKIEPIPGESPKMYGRHFEATDILVSKISRQSIDALKDWFRDEMQKSDWQLIVELKKVFEII